TCCCGGAGCGCCTCGACCGGGTCGAGGCGCGAGGCGCGGATGGCGGGAAGCCAGCCGGCGAGGACCCCCGAGAGCGTGGACACCGCGAGCCCCGACAGCACGAGGAGCGGCGTGACCCGCGCGGGAAACGGGGTCAGCCCCTCGACCGCCGCGGAGGCGGCCCATCCCAGGAGCACGCCCACGACGCCGCCCAGGAACGAGAGCGTCGCGGCCTCGAGGAGGAACTGCAGCCTGACGTCGCGGCCGCGGGCGCCCACCGCCTTCCTCACGCCGATCTCGTGGGTGCGCTCGATCACCGCGGCGAACATCGTGTTGGCGATGGCGACGCCCCCCACCAGGAGCGAGATTGAGGAGATCCAGATCACGAGAGCGAACCCCGCGAAGGTGAGGTTCTTCCAGAGCGCGTTCAGCGCCTCGGCATCCACGACCCCGAACGGGTCCGGATCGCGGAAGCCGGTCCCGCGACGCGCGCGGAGCGCGACGCGGGTTGCCTCGAGCACCGCAGCCCGCGAGGCCGAGTCCGGCGCCTCGACGAAGATGTCGACGGTCTGGCTCCTCCCGAACGCCTTCTCGTAGGCGCCGATCGGGACGAACACGAACTTGTCCTGGCTCTGTCCGAGGGCCCGCCCCTGCTTCACGGTCAGCCCGATGACGCGGAACGGCTTGCCGTCCACGGCCACCATCCGTCCGATCGGGTCGACGTGCGGGAACAGCTCGTCCTTGACGTCCGTGCCGATCACCGCCACCGCGCGGGACGCGCCGGCCTCCCCCTCGGTGAAGAACCGGCCGTCCTGAAGCTCGATTCCCACCATCCACGGGAACTCCGGCCCGGCCCCCGCGATGATCGTGTCCGCGAGACGGCGGCCGTCGCCGTAGACCGCCTTCGAACCGAAGATCCGGCCGGTGACGCGGAGGGCCTTCGGGACCAGGCGACGCACCGCCTCCACGTCGTCGTCGGTCAGGTCCTTGCGCCGGATCGCGCGCAGGAACTCCTCGCGGCTCGCGATGATGCCGAACTTGCTCACCACGAACGTATTCGGCCCGAGCTGGCCGATGAGGTTCGCCGCGTACTCGTTGAGCCCGGAGACGACGGAGATCACGGCGACGATCGTCGTCACCGCCACGATGATCCCGAACAGGTTGAGGAACGAGCGCAGCTTGTGGGCCAGGATCGAGGCCAGCGAGATGCGCGCGACCTCGAGGGCGATCATTTTTCCAACTCCGCCCGCTCGGTGTTGTCCACCACGACCTTCGCATCCGGCTTGAGGTCGCGCAGCGCCTTGAACGGCCCGACGATGACCTCGTCCTTCTCCTCGAGGCCCAGGGTCACCTCGAGGTCCAGCTCGCCCTTGATGCCGGTCGTGACCGGCTTGAACGCGGCCTTGCCGCTCCTCACGACGTAGACCCCCTCCACGTCGCGGGTCCTGGAGGCGACGGTGGCGATCTGGTCGTCGGTCCGCCGGCTCTCGGCGCCGTCCTCGGCCTTCGCGGGGCCTCCCTTCTTCTCGTCCTCGCTCCTGAGGACGAGAGCGCCGATCGGCACGGTCACGACCCCCTTGCGGGTGTCCGTAGTGATGTCGGCGGTGACGGTGAGGCCGGGCCGGATCCCGGCGGGGTGGGAGGTCAGCAGGACCTTGACCTCGTAGTCGGTGCCGGTCGCCGCCTGGCCGAGGGAGGTCGTGCCGCGGATCGGGCTCGAGCCGATCTCCGAGACCACGCCGGGGAACGGCTTCCCGGGGAACGCGTCGACCAGGACGGAGGCCGGCTGCCCGAGCTTCAGGAGCGGCACGTCGGTCTGGTCCACGTCGAGCACCGCCTCCACCGCGGACATGTCGGAGATGGTCATGAGCACCGTCCCCGGGTTGTTCATCGTCCCCGTGACCACGACCTCGCCCTGCTCGACGCTCCGGCGGGTGACGACCCCGTCCATGGGCGCGCGGATCTCCGTCTTGTCCAGG
The genomic region above belongs to Terriglobia bacterium and contains:
- a CDS encoding ABC transporter permease yields the protein MIALEVARISLASILAHKLRSFLNLFGIIVAVTTIVAVISVVSGLNEYAANLIGQLGPNTFVVSKFGIIASREEFLRAIRRKDLTDDDVEAVRRLVPKALRVTGRIFGSKAVYGDGRRLADTIIAGAGPEFPWMVGIELQDGRFFTEGEAGASRAVAVIGTDVKDELFPHVDPIGRMVAVDGKPFRVIGLTVKQGRALGQSQDKFVFVPIGAYEKAFGRSQTVDIFVEAPDSASRAAVLEATRVALRARRGTGFRDPDPFGVVDAEALNALWKNLTFAGFALVIWISSISLLVGGVAIANTMFAAVIERTHEIGVRKAVGARGRDVRLQFLLEAATLSFLGGVVGVLLGWAASAAVEGLTPFPARVTPLLVLSGLAVSTLSGVLAGWLPAIRASRLDPVEALREE
- a CDS encoding efflux RND transporter periplasmic adaptor subunit, which translates into the protein MTKRAKIAIGIGAAVVVLAAAGYAVQKRKPEGIRVRTSKAERKDLASLVTANGTIQARTKVDLSANIMGQITKLDVREGDTVKQGDLLLVIDQARYASAVDSSRSALDSLGAELARMREGAAQAKRDLDRATTQYRDQILAAADFDRTKSVYDQAVAGVERAEHQVSQARADLASARDALDKTEIRAPMDGVVTRRSVEQGEVVVTGTMNNPGTVLMTISDMSAVEAVLDVDQTDVPLLKLGQPASVLVDAFPGKPFPGVVSEIGSSPIRGTTSLGQAATGTDYEVKVLLTSHPAGIRPGLTVTADITTDTRKGVVTVPIGALVLRSEDEKKGGPAKAEDGAESRRTDDQIATVASRTRDVEGVYVVRSGKAAFKPVTTGIKGELDLEVTLGLEEKDEVIVGPFKALRDLKPDAKVVVDNTERAELEK